The following proteins are encoded in a genomic region of Thiomonas sp. X19:
- a CDS encoding acyl-CoA dehydrogenase C-terminal domain-containing protein, producing the protein MPQYTPPLRDMQFVMHEVLDVVPALRELPAHADVDADLINQVCEEAGKFCAEVLFPINLSGDSEGCHYDPATHAVTTPKGYKEAWAQYVEAGWPLLTAAPEYGGQGLPHLVGSAVHEMENAANQAWTMYPGLTQGVVELLSAHGSKAQKDLYLPKLASGQWTGTMCLTEPHCGTDLGLIRTKAEPQDGGSYKLAGQKIFISSGEHDLAENIIHMVLAKLPGAPEGSKGISLFVVPKFLPDASGNKGQGNGIFCSGIEHKMGIHGNSTCQITLDGATGWLVGEPNKGLAAMFVMMNGARLGVGMQSLGLTEVAYQNALAYAKDRLQMRSLTGPKAPEQPADPIIVHPDVRRMLLTARAWAEGGRFLAYWVALMLDQAHLHPDEDVRKDADDLVALLTPIVKAFITDNGFAATNECMQVFGGHGYIHEWGMEQYVRDARINMIYEGTNTIQALDLIGRKVLMDNGAKLKKFGKIVAAFVEAEGVSEAMQEFVNPLADLGDKVQKLAMELAMKSMQNREEVGAAAVPYLRVVGHLVFAYGFARMAKAAQDKLAQGAADQIFYQAKLQTARFYFARLYPESAAAIRMARSGAKALMDTEAVFA; encoded by the coding sequence ATGCCCCAATACACCCCACCGCTGCGCGACATGCAGTTCGTCATGCACGAAGTGCTCGATGTCGTGCCCGCGCTGCGCGAACTTCCCGCCCATGCCGATGTCGATGCCGACCTCATCAACCAGGTCTGCGAGGAAGCTGGCAAGTTCTGCGCCGAAGTGCTGTTTCCCATCAACCTGAGTGGCGACAGCGAGGGCTGCCATTACGACCCAGCCACCCACGCCGTCACCACGCCCAAGGGCTACAAGGAGGCGTGGGCCCAGTATGTGGAAGCCGGCTGGCCGCTGCTGACCGCGGCGCCCGAATATGGCGGCCAGGGTCTGCCGCATCTGGTGGGCAGTGCCGTGCACGAAATGGAGAACGCCGCCAACCAGGCCTGGACCATGTACCCCGGCCTGACGCAAGGCGTGGTGGAGTTGCTTTCCGCGCATGGCAGCAAGGCGCAGAAAGACCTGTACCTGCCCAAGCTCGCATCGGGCCAGTGGACTGGCACCATGTGCCTCACCGAGCCGCATTGCGGCACCGATCTGGGCCTCATTCGCACCAAGGCCGAGCCGCAGGACGGCGGCAGCTACAAGCTCGCGGGGCAGAAGATTTTCATCTCCAGCGGCGAGCACGATCTGGCCGAGAACATCATCCACATGGTGCTGGCCAAGCTGCCCGGCGCGCCCGAAGGCAGCAAAGGCATTTCGCTGTTCGTCGTGCCCAAATTCCTGCCCGATGCCAGCGGCAACAAGGGCCAGGGCAACGGCATTTTCTGCTCCGGCATCGAGCACAAGATGGGCATTCACGGCAACTCCACCTGCCAGATCACGCTGGACGGCGCCACCGGCTGGCTGGTGGGCGAGCCCAACAAAGGCCTGGCGGCCATGTTCGTGATGATGAACGGCGCGCGCCTGGGTGTGGGCATGCAGTCGCTGGGCCTGACCGAGGTGGCTTACCAGAACGCCCTGGCCTACGCGAAAGACCGCCTGCAGATGCGCTCGCTCACCGGCCCGAAAGCGCCGGAGCAGCCGGCCGATCCCATCATCGTTCACCCCGATGTGCGCCGCATGCTGCTCACGGCCCGCGCCTGGGCCGAGGGCGGGCGCTTCCTCGCCTACTGGGTGGCGCTGATGCTCGACCAGGCCCACCTGCACCCGGACGAGGACGTGCGCAAGGATGCCGACGACCTGGTCGCGCTGCTGACGCCCATCGTCAAGGCCTTCATCACCGACAACGGTTTTGCCGCCACCAACGAGTGCATGCAGGTGTTCGGCGGCCATGGCTACATCCACGAATGGGGGATGGAGCAATATGTGCGCGACGCCCGCATCAACATGATTTACGAAGGTACCAACACCATTCAGGCGCTCGACCTGATTGGCCGCAAGGTGCTGATGGACAACGGCGCCAAGCTCAAGAAGTTCGGCAAGATCGTCGCCGCTTTTGTCGAGGCCGAAGGCGTGAGCGAGGCGATGCAGGAGTTCGTCAACCCCCTGGCCGACCTGGGCGACAAGGTGCAGAAGCTCGCCATGGAACTGGCGATGAAGTCGATGCAGAACCGCGAGGAAGTGGGCGCTGCCGCCGTGCCCTATCTGCGCGTGGTCGGGCATCTGGTGTTCGCCTACGGTTTCGCCCGCATGGCGAAGGCCGCGCAAGACAAACTGGCGCAGGGCGCAGCAGACCAGATCTTCTACCAGGCCAAGCTGCAGACCGCGCGGTTCTACTTCGCCAGGCTTTACCCAGAATCGGCCGCCGCCATCCGCATGGCGCGCAGCGGCGCCAAAGCCTTGATGGATACCGAGGCGGTGTTCGCCTGA
- a CDS encoding 3-hydroxyacyl-CoA dehydrogenase/enoyl-CoA hydratase family protein — MTSRFPIRQVAVLGAGVMGAQIAAHCINARVPVILFDLPAKDGSRNAIADKAVANLKKLSPAPFGLNDDAVQLRTANYETDLPLLAGCDLVIEAIAERMDWKHDLYKKVTPHLAPHALFASNTSGLSITALSEGFDADLRARFCGVHFFNPPRYMPLVELIPTPATAPEVLDQLEAFLTTTLGKSVVRALDTPNFVANRVGVFSILAVMHEAEHYGLSFDVVDDLTGSKLGRAKSATFRTADVVGLDTMGHVIKTMADTLPADKDPFAALYATPPALKALVDKGALGQKTGAGFYKKVGRDILRFDPKGGDYVAGGGKADEIVARMLKKPAAERFKLLRESTNPHAQFLWAVFRDVWHYIAVHLGAVADNARDLDFAIRWGFGWNEGPFESWQAGGWKQIADWIAEDIAAGRALCSAPLPAWVAQIDAVHKPEGSWSAAEGRYKPRRELPVMARQLFPQTVLGEAASDPAKAGATVFEDESIRLWTAPGFDDVLVASFKTKMHTIGPGVVAGLHKAVEEAELRFAGLVVWQTAEPFSAGADLQAMLPAFMAGGSKAIEPEEKKLQDVILRLRYAQVPVVAAVRGLALGGGCELAAYTARRVAALESYVGLVEVGVGLIPGGGGLTYLARRASELAQANGGSADVLAFLKALYMQPAMAAVSKSAIEARQMGYLLPEDVIVLHKDELLHVACSQARALADSGWRPPLAARITVAGRSGTATIKSQLVNMRDGGQISAHDFALGAAVAEVMCGGEVDAGSVVDEAWLMRLERERFCALLDNPKTQERIMGMLQTGKPVRN, encoded by the coding sequence ATGACTTCCCGATTCCCGATTCGCCAGGTCGCCGTATTGGGCGCCGGCGTCATGGGCGCGCAAATTGCCGCCCATTGCATCAATGCCCGCGTGCCCGTCATCTTGTTCGACCTGCCCGCCAAGGACGGTTCGAGGAACGCCATCGCCGACAAGGCCGTGGCCAATCTGAAAAAGCTCAGTCCGGCTCCGTTCGGCCTGAATGACGACGCCGTGCAGCTTCGCACCGCCAATTACGAAACCGACCTGCCGCTGCTGGCGGGTTGCGATCTGGTGATCGAAGCCATCGCCGAGCGCATGGACTGGAAGCACGACCTGTACAAAAAGGTCACGCCGCATCTGGCACCGCACGCCTTGTTCGCCAGCAACACCTCGGGCCTGTCGATCACGGCCTTGAGCGAAGGCTTCGATGCGGACTTGCGCGCGCGCTTTTGCGGCGTGCACTTCTTCAACCCGCCGCGCTACATGCCGCTGGTCGAACTCATCCCCACGCCGGCCACCGCGCCGGAGGTGCTGGACCAGCTCGAAGCCTTCCTCACCACCACCCTGGGCAAGAGCGTGGTGCGGGCGCTGGACACGCCCAACTTCGTGGCCAACCGCGTCGGTGTGTTTTCCATCCTGGCGGTGATGCACGAGGCCGAGCACTACGGCCTGAGTTTCGACGTGGTCGACGACCTCACCGGCAGCAAACTCGGCCGCGCCAAGAGCGCCACCTTCCGCACCGCCGACGTCGTCGGCCTGGACACCATGGGCCATGTGATCAAGACCATGGCCGACACCCTGCCTGCGGACAAAGACCCGTTCGCCGCGCTCTACGCCACGCCGCCGGCGCTCAAGGCCCTGGTGGACAAGGGCGCGCTGGGGCAAAAAACCGGCGCCGGTTTCTACAAGAAAGTGGGCCGCGACATCCTGCGCTTCGACCCCAAGGGCGGCGACTATGTGGCGGGTGGCGGCAAGGCCGATGAGATCGTCGCGCGCATGCTGAAAAAACCCGCGGCCGAGCGCTTCAAACTGCTGCGCGAATCGACCAACCCACATGCGCAATTCCTCTGGGCCGTGTTCCGCGATGTGTGGCATTACATCGCCGTGCATCTGGGCGCGGTGGCCGACAACGCCCGCGACCTGGACTTCGCCATCCGCTGGGGCTTCGGCTGGAACGAAGGTCCGTTCGAGAGTTGGCAGGCAGGCGGCTGGAAGCAGATCGCCGACTGGATCGCCGAGGACATCGCCGCCGGCCGCGCGCTGTGCAGCGCGCCGCTGCCGGCCTGGGTGGCGCAGATCGATGCCGTGCACAAGCCCGAGGGTTCGTGGTCGGCCGCCGAAGGCCGCTACAAGCCGCGCCGCGAATTGCCGGTGATGGCGCGGCAGCTGTTTCCGCAAACCGTGCTCGGCGAGGCCGCGAGTGATCCTGCCAAGGCGGGTGCCACGGTGTTCGAGGATGAATCCATCCGCCTGTGGACGGCGCCCGGTTTCGACGACGTGCTGGTGGCCAGCTTCAAAACCAAGATGCACACCATCGGTCCCGGTGTGGTGGCCGGTTTGCACAAGGCGGTGGAGGAAGCCGAGCTTCGCTTTGCCGGCCTGGTGGTGTGGCAAACCGCCGAACCTTTCTCCGCCGGCGCCGATCTGCAAGCCATGTTGCCGGCCTTCATGGCCGGTGGCTCCAAGGCCATCGAGCCCGAGGAAAAGAAGCTGCAGGACGTGATACTGCGCCTGCGCTATGCCCAGGTGCCGGTGGTGGCCGCGGTGCGCGGCCTGGCGCTGGGCGGTGGCTGCGAGCTGGCCGCCTACACCGCGCGCCGCGTGGCGGCGCTGGAAAGCTATGTCGGCCTGGTGGAAGTGGGCGTGGGCCTGATTCCGGGCGGCGGGGGACTCACGTATCTCGCCCGTCGAGCCAGTGAGCTGGCGCAGGCCAATGGCGGCAGCGCCGACGTGCTGGCCTTCCTCAAGGCGCTGTACATGCAGCCGGCCATGGCGGCGGTGTCCAAGTCGGCCATCGAGGCGCGGCAGATGGGCTATCTGCTGCCGGAGGACGTGATCGTGCTGCACAAGGACGAACTGCTGCACGTGGCCTGCTCGCAGGCGCGTGCGCTGGCCGACAGCGGCTGGCGCCCGCCGCTTGCGGCGCGCATCACCGTGGCCGGGCGCAGCGGCACCGCCACCATCAAGAGCCAGCTCGTGAACATGCGCGACGGCGGCCAGATCAGCGCCCACGACTTCGCCCTCGGAGCCGCCGTGGCCGAGGTGATGTGCGGTGGCGAGGTCGATGCCGGCAGCGTGGTCGACGAAGCCTGGCTGATGCGCCTGGAGCGCGAACGCTTCTGTGCCCTGCTCGACAACCCCAAGACCCAGGAACGCATCATGGGCATGTTGCAAACCGGCAAGCCGGTGCGCAACTGA
- a CDS encoding PaaI family thioesterase: MNTMLDLGRAVLAQQPFSALMGAELVAYEANRAILELPLRPELLQQNGFAHGGVLCYLADNALTFAGGSALGSAVVTSEFKINYLRPALGERLCAEASVVHAGRSQAVVRCEIFAAQGAQRKLCAAAQGTITHLAEPRKRG; encoded by the coding sequence ATGAACACCATGCTCGATCTTGGCCGCGCCGTGCTGGCGCAGCAGCCTTTCAGTGCGCTGATGGGCGCGGAGCTTGTTGCCTATGAAGCCAACCGCGCCATCCTCGAATTGCCGCTGCGCCCCGAGTTGCTGCAGCAGAACGGCTTTGCCCATGGCGGCGTGCTGTGCTACTTGGCCGATAACGCCCTCACCTTCGCCGGCGGCAGCGCGCTTGGGTCCGCGGTCGTGACCTCGGAGTTCAAGATCAATTATTTGCGTCCCGCGCTTGGCGAGCGGCTTTGCGCCGAAGCCAGCGTGGTGCATGCCGGGCGCAGCCAGGCTGTTGTTCGTTGCGAGATTTTTGCCGCGCAGGGAGCGCAGCGCAAGCTGTGTGCCGCCGCCCAAGGAACCATCACCCACCTGGCTGAACCGCGCAAGCGGGGCTGA
- a CDS encoding acetyl-CoA C-acyltransferase encodes MSRQVQDAYIVAAARTPIGKSHRGMFRNTRPEDLLIAAIHAALKQAPGLDPAAIEDAIIGCAMPEGEQGLNMARITALLAGLPNSVGGVTVNRFCASGVTAIQMAADRIRVGEADVMLAGGAESMSMVPMSGNKPSFNPLVFARDENLGIAYGMGLTAEKVAQQWKVSREQQDAFALQSHQRAMAAFAAGEFSDEIVPIDIIDRQPDLASGKVVERRRTVNLDEGPRADTSLEALAKLRPAFAAPKDPTGKATGMGSVTAGNSSQTSDGAGALILASEAAVKRYNLQPLARFVSFASRGVPPEIMGIGPIEAIPAALKVGGLKLGDIGWIELNEAFAAQSLAVINTCGLDPAKVNPLGGAIALGHPLGATGAIRAATAIYGMRRHKLKYGMVTMCVGTGQGAAGIFELV; translated from the coding sequence ATGTCCCGCCAAGTTCAAGACGCTTACATCGTCGCCGCCGCGCGCACGCCCATTGGCAAATCGCATCGCGGCATGTTCCGCAACACCCGCCCGGAAGATCTGCTGATCGCCGCCATCCACGCCGCGCTCAAGCAGGCGCCGGGGCTGGATCCGGCCGCCATCGAAGACGCCATCATCGGCTGTGCCATGCCCGAGGGCGAGCAGGGTCTGAACATGGCGCGCATCACCGCGCTGCTGGCCGGCCTGCCGAATTCGGTCGGCGGGGTCACGGTCAACCGCTTCTGCGCATCCGGCGTCACCGCCATCCAGATGGCGGCCGACCGCATTCGCGTCGGCGAGGCCGACGTCATGCTGGCTGGCGGCGCCGAAAGCATGAGCATGGTGCCCATGAGCGGCAACAAACCCTCGTTCAATCCACTGGTGTTCGCCCGCGACGAGAACCTCGGCATTGCCTACGGCATGGGCCTGACCGCGGAGAAAGTGGCGCAGCAGTGGAAGGTGAGTCGCGAGCAGCAGGACGCGTTCGCGCTGCAATCGCACCAGCGTGCGATGGCGGCGTTTGCCGCAGGCGAGTTCAGCGACGAGATCGTGCCGATCGACATAATCGACCGCCAACCCGACCTGGCCAGCGGCAAAGTGGTCGAGCGCCGCCGCACCGTCAACCTGGATGAAGGCCCGCGCGCCGACACCTCGCTCGAAGCCCTCGCCAAGCTGCGCCCGGCCTTCGCCGCGCCCAAAGACCCCACGGGCAAAGCCACCGGCATGGGTAGCGTCACGGCGGGCAACAGCTCGCAAACGTCGGACGGCGCCGGCGCCCTCATCCTGGCGTCCGAAGCGGCGGTCAAGCGCTACAACCTGCAGCCGCTGGCGCGCTTCGTCAGCTTTGCCTCGCGCGGCGTGCCGCCCGAGATCATGGGCATCGGTCCGATCGAAGCCATTCCCGCAGCGCTCAAGGTCGGCGGGCTCAAGCTCGGCGACATCGGCTGGATCGAACTGAACGAAGCCTTCGCCGCGCAGTCCCTCGCCGTCATCAACACCTGCGGGCTGGACCCGGCCAAGGTCAACCCACTGGGCGGCGCCATCGCCCTTGGCCACCCGCTCGGTGCCACCGGCGCCATCCGCGCGGCCACCGCCATTTACGGCATGCGCCGGCACAAGCTGAAGTACGGCATGGTGACCATGTGCGTGGGTACCGGCCAGGGCGCGGCCGGCATTTTCGAGCTGGTCTGA
- a CDS encoding enoyl-CoA hydratase, translating into MSEILAYLEHGVLSLTFNRVEKKNALTSAMYAALADQLEQAAGDVQTRVLVIQGQESLFTAGNDVSEFLQRPPASMEAPVFRFLRAIADFPKPALAAVCGPAVGIGTTLLLHCDLVYAGDNALFSLPFVNLGLCPEAASSLLLPLRIGHAAANEKLLFGEPFTADEAQELGLVNRVLPPSEVNVFALQQARKLAAKPLASLMVTKTLLRQPQRAAVHAMITEEAAHFERLLKGPAAKEAFGAFLAKRKPDFSGL; encoded by the coding sequence ATGTCCGAAATCCTCGCCTATCTTGAGCATGGCGTGCTGAGCCTGACCTTCAACCGGGTCGAGAAAAAGAATGCGCTCACCAGCGCGATGTACGCCGCGCTCGCCGACCAACTGGAGCAGGCCGCCGGCGACGTGCAAACCCGGGTGCTGGTCATCCAGGGCCAGGAGAGCCTGTTCACCGCCGGCAACGATGTGAGCGAGTTCCTGCAGCGCCCGCCCGCCAGCATGGAGGCGCCCGTGTTCCGTTTCCTGCGCGCCATCGCCGACTTTCCCAAGCCTGCCCTTGCCGCCGTCTGCGGGCCTGCCGTGGGCATCGGTACCACCTTGCTGCTGCATTGCGACCTGGTCTACGCAGGTGACAACGCACTGTTCTCGCTGCCTTTCGTCAACCTGGGTCTGTGCCCCGAGGCCGCGTCCAGCCTGCTGCTGCCGCTGCGCATCGGCCATGCGGCGGCAAACGAAAAGCTGCTGTTCGGCGAGCCGTTCACGGCCGACGAGGCGCAGGAACTGGGTTTGGTCAACCGCGTGCTGCCGCCGTCCGAGGTCAACGTCTTCGCCTTGCAACAAGCGCGCAAGCTCGCGGCCAAGCCGCTGGCTTCGTTGATGGTCACCAAAACCCTGCTGCGCCAGCCGCAGCGCGCAGCGGTGCATGCCATGATCACTGAAGAGGCGGCCCACTTCGAGCGCTTGCTCAAGGGCCCGGCAGCGAAAGAAGCATTCGGCGCTTTTTTGGCCAAGCGCAAGCCGGATTTCTCCGGGCTCTGA
- a CDS encoding tRNA (cytidine(34)-2'-O)-methyltransferase — protein MFNIVLVHPEIPPNTGNVIRLAANTGCALHLVEPLGFSLDDKRLRRAGLDYHEYAELRVHRDWAALRHSAHDQADAPRMFAFTKFAGTRLGQASFQPGDWLVFGAETAGLSAEVLDDFAPPQRLRLPMRPGQRSLNLSNAVAVGVFEAWRQCGYAGGG, from the coding sequence ATGTTCAACATCGTCCTCGTCCATCCCGAAATTCCACCCAACACCGGCAACGTCATCCGCCTGGCGGCGAACACCGGATGCGCGTTGCATCTGGTCGAGCCGCTCGGCTTCTCGCTGGACGACAAGCGATTGCGGCGCGCCGGTCTGGACTATCACGAATACGCCGAGTTGCGCGTGCATCGCGATTGGGCCGCACTGCGGCACAGCGCACATGACCAAGCTGATGCGCCACGCATGTTCGCCTTCACCAAGTTCGCCGGCACGCGGCTTGGGCAGGCCAGCTTCCAGCCCGGCGATTGGCTGGTGTTCGGCGCGGAGACCGCCGGGTTGTCCGCCGAGGTGCTGGACGACTTCGCGCCGCCGCAGCGTCTGCGCCTGCCGATGCGCCCGGGGCAGCGCAGCCTGAATCTGTCGAATGCGGTCGCGGTAGGGGTGTTCGAGGCCTGGCGGCAATGTGGTTACGCAGGTGGTGGCTGA
- a CDS encoding ComF family protein, translating to MPTTPASLLERMGAALRPAGLCELCALPSRQTLCKPCTGQYLGGIEPRCSHCGLALAAGGFTCGACLRSPPPYIRTLTLGDYGVPIDRLIQRLKFGNEPAIGHWLGQLLAAHWRAAGHPLPGLVLPIPLSPSRLQQRGYNQAWEMARTFARELRVAARSDVLMRVREMPPQSSLPLALRTKNVRGVFAAPGRLKAQHVVLIDDVMTTGSTLGEAASVLQRAGAAEVSVAVALRTPPPG from the coding sequence ATGCCAACGACGCCCGCCTCGCTGCTGGAACGCATGGGCGCAGCCCTGCGTCCGGCGGGTTTGTGCGAGCTCTGCGCCCTGCCCTCGCGCCAGACGCTGTGCAAACCCTGCACGGGCCAATACCTCGGTGGCATCGAGCCACGCTGCAGCCATTGCGGCCTTGCGCTGGCAGCGGGTGGCTTCACCTGCGGTGCCTGCCTGCGATCGCCTCCGCCCTACATCCGCACCTTGACCCTGGGCGACTATGGCGTGCCCATCGACCGCTTGATTCAGCGCCTGAAATTCGGCAACGAGCCGGCCATCGGCCATTGGCTGGGCCAACTGCTCGCCGCGCACTGGCGTGCCGCTGGCCACCCCCTGCCCGGCCTTGTGCTGCCCATCCCCTTGTCGCCCTCGCGGCTGCAGCAGCGCGGCTACAACCAGGCATGGGAAATGGCGCGCACTTTCGCTCGGGAGCTTCGCGTCGCGGCGCGCAGCGACGTCTTGATGCGCGTGCGCGAGATGCCACCGCAAAGCAGCCTGCCGCTGGCGCTTAGGACCAAGAACGTGCGTGGCGTCTTCGCCGCACCAGGCCGATTGAAAGCTCAACATGTGGTGCTGATCGACGACGTGATGACCACCGGCAGCACGCTGGGTGAAGCCGCCTCGGTGCTGCAGCGCGCAGGGGCAGCAGAGGTCAGCGTGGCTGTCGCCTTGCGGACGCCGCCACCGGGCTGA
- a CDS encoding methyltransferase domain-containing protein: MAERLPLLKLQPQSVFDMGCAWGDGLALLRQQYAQAQIVGVEPSALLADAARKAYAGRSWLRGLRGQGRTQVIAAPLSGPIGAQTVLPAAQMLWSNLALPWVAELDAMFAAWHRALLPDGVLMFTTFGPDTLRELRRAECRDLGVIPPAYPDMHDLGDMLVHQGFAEPVMDMEMLHLRYASPKDALAELAELGRPVHAAVAHGLRTPRQWQALQHALLNQAQAAGRTEVVLSFELVYGHAFKPATQPVRAGVASFPLEQLRATGRKR; encoded by the coding sequence ATGGCTGAGCGCTTGCCGCTGCTCAAGTTGCAACCCCAGTCCGTGTTCGACATGGGCTGCGCCTGGGGCGATGGCCTTGCCTTGCTGCGTCAGCAATACGCTCAAGCGCAGATCGTCGGAGTGGAGCCATCGGCGTTGCTGGCCGATGCGGCGCGCAAGGCCTATGCGGGTCGAAGCTGGCTGCGCGGCCTGCGTGGTCAAGGCCGAACCCAGGTGATCGCGGCGCCATTGTCGGGGCCGATTGGCGCGCAGACAGTACTTCCTGCCGCGCAGATGCTGTGGTCCAACCTTGCCTTGCCTTGGGTTGCCGAACTGGACGCCATGTTCGCCGCCTGGCATCGCGCTTTGCTGCCGGACGGTGTGTTGATGTTCACCACGTTCGGGCCTGACACGCTGCGCGAATTGCGACGAGCGGAATGCCGCGATCTAGGCGTTATCCCACCCGCATACCCCGACATGCATGACTTGGGTGACATGCTGGTGCACCAAGGCTTCGCAGAACCCGTGATGGACATGGAGATGCTGCATCTGCGCTATGCCAGCCCCAAAGACGCGCTGGCCGAACTCGCCGAGTTGGGAAGGCCGGTACACGCGGCCGTTGCGCATGGTTTGCGTACGCCCCGGCAGTGGCAAGCCTTGCAGCATGCGCTGCTCAACCAGGCGCAAGCGGCGGGTCGCACAGAAGTCGTGCTCAGTTTCGAGCTGGTCTACGGTCATGCATTCAAACCCGCAACCCAACCAGTTCGCGCGGGTGTGGCCAGCTTCCCACTGGAGCAATTGCGGGCGACCGGGCGCAAACGCTGA
- a CDS encoding DUF2244 domain-containing protein produces MAAQLVSTLDFGLLGAPSEQDGALVWLFKRNCSISPKQLLGFFVSLALVSSFVALMCWEGGATLVPPFTVLELLAFGAALYVYARHAADRERVTVSAQSLVVEWENAGRVERAEFNPRWARIVVNEKGMVEISGSGKQAFMGRYTRPDRREKLARDLRRALLAV; encoded by the coding sequence ATGGCTGCGCAGTTGGTGAGCACCCTCGATTTCGGCCTGCTCGGCGCACCATCTGAGCAAGATGGTGCGCTGGTGTGGCTGTTCAAGCGCAACTGTTCGATCAGTCCCAAGCAGTTGCTCGGTTTTTTTGTCTCCCTGGCGCTCGTCTCGTCATTCGTGGCGCTGATGTGCTGGGAAGGCGGCGCGACATTGGTGCCGCCGTTTACGGTGTTGGAGCTATTGGCGTTTGGCGCGGCGTTGTATGTCTATGCGCGCCACGCGGCGGATCGCGAACGGGTGACGGTATCGGCGCAGTCGCTGGTGGTGGAGTGGGAGAATGCCGGCCGCGTCGAGCGGGCCGAGTTCAACCCGCGGTGGGCGAGAATTGTGGTGAACGAGAAGGGCATGGTCGAAATTTCAGGGTCGGGCAAGCAGGCTTTCATGGGCCGCTACACCCGGCCCGATCGGCGCGAGAAATTGGCTCGCGATTTGCGCCGTGCATTGCTGGCAGTTTGA
- the ctaD gene encoding cytochrome c oxidase subunit I, which translates to MSAVLDPVHAPAHGGDHAHDHPHGWRRWVFSTNHKDIGTMYLVFALFMLFEGGILAMGIRAELFKPGIQFLNPQLFLSFSTMHGIMMIFGAVMPAMVGFANWMIPLQVGAPDMAFPRLNNLSFWMLIPAAILLTSSFFVPGGAPDVGWTLYAPLTIQQGMGMDLVIFAIHIMGASSIMGSINIIVTILNMRAPGMTLMKMPLFSWTWLITAYLLIAIMPVLAGAVTMTLTDRHFGTSFFSAAGGGDPVLYQHLFWFFGHPEVYVMILPAFGIVSAVVPTFARKPLFGYSSMVYASASIAILSFIVWAHHMFTAGMPVTGQLFFMYATMLIAVPTGVKVFNWVATMWRGSMTYETPMLWAIGFIFVFTFGGFSGLVLALAPIDTYVHNTYYVVAHFHYVLVAGSLFAIFMGYYYWSPKWTGLMYNETAGKIHFWASMITFNVTFFPQHLLGLAGMVRRYADYPVQFTDFNMISSIGAFGFGLSQAYFLFAVVIPMFRGQGEKAPQRPWDGAHGLEWEIPSPAPFHTFETPPKLDATATKILGY; encoded by the coding sequence ATGAGCGCAGTGCTTGATCCAGTCCATGCCCCAGCCCACGGCGGGGATCATGCCCATGACCATCCGCACGGGTGGCGCAGATGGGTGTTCTCCACCAACCACAAAGACATCGGCACGATGTATCTGGTGTTCGCGCTGTTCATGCTGTTCGAGGGCGGCATTCTGGCGATGGGCATCCGCGCAGAACTCTTCAAGCCGGGGATTCAGTTCCTGAATCCCCAGTTGTTTCTGTCGTTCTCGACGATGCACGGCATCATGATGATTTTCGGTGCCGTGATGCCCGCCATGGTGGGCTTCGCCAACTGGATGATTCCGCTGCAGGTCGGCGCGCCCGACATGGCTTTTCCGCGGCTCAATAACCTGAGCTTTTGGATGCTGATCCCTGCGGCCATTTTGCTCACATCATCATTCTTCGTCCCCGGCGGAGCACCTGATGTCGGCTGGACGCTCTATGCGCCGCTGACCATTCAGCAAGGGATGGGCATGGACCTCGTGATTTTTGCGATTCACATCATGGGTGCCTCATCCATCATGGGTTCCATCAACATCATCGTCACCATCCTGAACATGCGCGCTCCCGGCATGACCTTGATGAAGATGCCGCTTTTTTCATGGACCTGGCTGATCACGGCTTATCTGCTGATTGCCATCATGCCGGTACTGGCCGGCGCGGTGACCATGACACTGACCGACCGCCACTTCGGAACCAGTTTCTTCAGCGCTGCCGGCGGCGGCGACCCCGTGCTCTACCAGCATCTGTTCTGGTTCTTCGGGCATCCCGAGGTTTACGTGATGATTTTGCCCGCTTTCGGCATCGTTAGCGCTGTGGTGCCGACCTTCGCCCGCAAACCACTGTTTGGCTACAGCTCGATGGTCTATGCATCGGCTTCGATTGCCATTCTCTCGTTCATCGTGTGGGCACATCACATGTTCACTGCTGGCATGCCTGTCACTGGCCAGTTGTTCTTCATGTACGCCACGATGCTGATCGCTGTGCCCACGGGCGTTAAGGTGTTCAACTGGGTTGCCACCATGTGGCGCGGTTCGATGACTTACGAAACGCCCATGCTCTGGGCCATTGGGTTCATCTTCGTCTTTACCTTTGGTGGTTTCTCCGGGCTTGTGCTGGCGCTGGCACCGATCGATACCTATGTGCATAACACCTACTACGTGGTCGCTCACTTTCACTACGTCTTGGTTGCAGGCTCGCTGTTCGCCATTTTCATGGGCTACTACTACTGGTCGCCCAAGTGGACGGGATTGATGTACAACGAAACAGCGGGCAAGATCCATTTCTGGGCTTCGATGATCACTTTCAACGTGACCTTCTTCCCGCAGCATTTGCTGGGCCTGGCTGGCATGGTGCGTCGCTACGCTGACTACCCGGTGCAGTTCACCGACTTCAACATGATTTCCTCGATCGGCGCTTTCGGCTTCGGTCTGTCACAGGCATACTTCCTGTTTGCCGTTGTGATTCCGATGTTCCGCGGCCAAGGCGAGAAAGCGCCACAACGCCCTTGGGATGGAGCTCATGGCCTGGAATGGGAAATTCCTTCACCAGCCCCCTTCCACACTTTTGAAACACCACCCAAGCTCGATGCCACTGCAACTAAAATTCTCGGTTATTGA